A DNA window from Candidatus Saccharimonadales bacterium contains the following coding sequences:
- the pyrH gene encoding UMP kinase: MYKRILLKLSGEQLQGKYDGGFDAETAAWIAEEIKKVKDSQVVVMIGGGNYARGAQLVGGGVQRVTADNIGMMGTMMNAIALADVFTSKGLSARALTNIKADQVADQFTHRRALSHLEKGRVVIVAGGIGRPYLTTDTAAVSLALELECDAILKATKVDGVYDSDPAKNPSAKKYDTITLQDAVEQPEIRVMDKAAMALAYDHNQPLIIFDLLTEGNIAKAAAGDPVGTTVK, encoded by the coding sequence ATGTATAAACGCATTCTACTCAAACTCTCAGGTGAACAACTTCAAGGTAAATATGATGGCGGATTTGACGCCGAAACGGCTGCATGGATTGCAGAGGAAATCAAAAAGGTAAAAGATTCTCAAGTTGTCGTTATGATTGGTGGCGGTAACTATGCTCGGGGTGCGCAACTAGTGGGCGGCGGTGTTCAGCGTGTGACCGCCGATAATATTGGCATGATGGGAACCATGATGAACGCGATTGCCCTTGCGGATGTATTTACGAGTAAAGGTCTCAGCGCGCGGGCTTTGACGAACATCAAAGCCGACCAGGTAGCTGACCAGTTCACCCATCGCCGGGCACTTAGCCACCTTGAAAAAGGCCGCGTGGTTATCGTGGCTGGTGGTATCGGACGTCCTTACCTTACGACGGACACTGCTGCTGTTAGCCTTGCGCTTGAACTTGAATGCGACGCGATTCTAAAAGCTACCAAAGTCGATGGCGTATACGACAGTGACCCTGCTAAGAATCCATCAGCGAAAAAATACGACACGATCACCCTGCAAGACGCGGTCGAACAGCCTGAAATTCGCGTTATGGACAAAGCTGCTATGGCACTAGCGTATGACCATAACCAGCCTCTCATTATCTTTGATCTTTTAACGGAAGGTAACATTGCGAAAGCTGCTGCTGGCGACCCTGTCGGTACAACGGTTAAATAA